Proteins found in one Leptospira saintgironsiae genomic segment:
- a CDS encoding metal-sulfur cluster assembly factor: MQLLEQPTQEIEKRVYAEIHRVEDPEIGISVAELGLIYKIQVEGDKARIEMTYTSMACPAGPQMKKDIQDNALRVEGINSVDVEVVWTPKWDPRAMASEEAKMDLGIFDY, from the coding sequence ATGCAATTATTAGAACAACCAACTCAAGAGATCGAAAAAAGGGTCTATGCTGAGATCCATAGGGTAGAAGATCCAGAGATAGGTATATCCGTGGCAGAGTTAGGTCTGATCTATAAGATCCAGGTAGAAGGTGATAAGGCGAGAATTGAAATGACTTATACTTCTATGGCTTGTCCTGCAGGTCCTCAAATGAAAAAAGACATCCAAGACAACGCTCTTAGGGTTGAGGGTATTAACTCTGTAGATGTGGAAGTCGTTTGGACACCTAAATGGGATCCTCGCGCTATGGCTTCTGAAGAAGCAAAAATGGATCTTGGGATTTTTGATTACTAA
- a CDS encoding DEAD/DEAH box helicase, translated as MKFEELNLEPNLQKAIQDAGFTELTPIQEKAIPPGIEGRDVTGLAQTGTGKTVAFLVPTIHSILTRGIQGVSTLILAPTRELVIQISEEAEKLLKHTDYRVVPIIGGTDYKVQNRDLNGLNGLIVATPGRLIDLARSGSADLEKVEFFILDEADRMLDMGFIYDIRWLLHKCKNRKQTLLFSATLSVEVMRLAYRFMNEPVEIQINPDKLITERIDQKLVHLGREEKLPYMVNSILAEELEGQGIIFTNFKANIPKIVYSLRKFGIPITGISSDLDQKKRLRLMRDFKSGKFKFMVATDVASRGIDVENIEVVFNFDLPQDTENYVHRIGRTARAGRMGRSISFCSESDYVELEKIEKYLKQKIDVLPVHEEALTFPAGEFQAFVGGDAFDNAPVERNGNRNQGRGDRGPKKQRGDFQRNGSGGNQRGEKTWNKESGDRKKDFNRDSKPGGKQQHGGHKKRPEAAIQEAQEFLQKADSVFGSNGARKDRGQKNQSQKKGKQRSDFQKQHSPNHQNHENKKQKSNYDKSKRNLFDINDSKRSSDKKKGSIWTRIKSFFGG; from the coding sequence ATGAAATTCGAAGAATTAAATCTAGAGCCTAACCTGCAAAAAGCAATCCAAGACGCAGGATTTACAGAGCTCACTCCTATACAAGAAAAAGCAATCCCTCCCGGAATAGAAGGTAGGGATGTTACCGGTTTAGCACAAACAGGAACCGGTAAAACTGTGGCATTCTTGGTGCCAACCATTCACTCCATCTTGACAAGAGGAATACAGGGAGTCAGTACTCTGATCCTTGCTCCTACTAGAGAGTTAGTGATCCAAATTTCGGAAGAAGCCGAAAAGTTACTGAAACATACAGACTATAGAGTTGTCCCAATCATTGGCGGAACTGATTATAAAGTCCAGAACAGAGATCTAAACGGACTAAACGGTCTGATTGTTGCAACTCCGGGAAGATTGATAGACCTAGCAAGAAGCGGAAGCGCTGATCTGGAAAAGGTTGAGTTTTTCATTTTGGATGAAGCGGATCGTATGTTGGACATGGGTTTCATCTACGATATACGTTGGCTTCTTCATAAATGTAAGAATAGAAAGCAGACTTTACTTTTCTCTGCAACTCTCTCTGTAGAAGTTATGCGACTTGCATATCGTTTTATGAACGAGCCTGTTGAGATACAGATCAATCCTGATAAACTGATCACTGAAAGGATCGATCAGAAACTTGTCCATTTGGGAAGAGAGGAGAAGTTACCTTATATGGTGAACTCCATTCTTGCCGAAGAGCTGGAAGGACAAGGAATTATATTCACAAATTTTAAAGCGAATATTCCTAAAATAGTTTATTCTCTCAGAAAGTTCGGAATTCCTATCACTGGGATCTCTTCGGACTTAGATCAGAAAAAAAGACTTAGACTTATGAGGGATTTTAAATCCGGAAAGTTTAAGTTTATGGTCGCGACTGATGTTGCAAGTCGTGGTATAGACGTAGAAAATATCGAAGTAGTTTTCAATTTCGATCTTCCTCAAGACACAGAGAATTATGTGCATAGGATCGGAAGAACTGCAAGAGCAGGCAGAATGGGTAGGTCCATCAGCTTCTGCTCCGAATCAGATTATGTTGAATTGGAGAAGATCGAAAAATATCTGAAACAAAAGATAGATGTTCTACCAGTTCATGAAGAAGCACTTACATTCCCTGCAGGAGAATTCCAAGCTTTTGTAGGTGGAGATGCATTTGATAATGCTCCTGTCGAAAGAAATGGAAACAGAAACCAAGGAAGAGGCGACAGAGGTCCTAAAAAACAAAGAGGCGATTTCCAACGTAATGGTAGCGGTGGGAATCAAAGAGGAGAAAAAACCTGGAACAAAGAATCTGGAGATCGCAAAAAAGATTTCAACAGAGATTCAAAACCAGGCGGCAAGCAGCAACACGGCGGTCATAAAAAAAGACCAGAAGCTGCTATCCAAGAAGCCCAAGAGTTTTTACAAAAAGCGGACAGTGTTTTCGGTTCCAATGGTGCTCGTAAAGATAGAGGCCAGAAAAACCAAAGCCAAAAGAAAGGAAAACAACGTTCCGATTTCCAAAAACAACATTCTCCAAATCATCAAAACCACGAGAATAAAAAACAGAAATCGAATTACGATAAGAGCAAGCGTAACTTATTCGATATAAACGATTCTAAAAGATCTTCAGACAAGAAGAAGGGATCAATTTGGACAAGGATCAAATCCTTCTTTGGGGGTTAG
- a CDS encoding RidA family protein produces the protein MSILEKIKSLGLELPPAPKAIAAYIPAIQTGNLVFTSGQLPLKDGKLMLTGTLGAGLSIDDVKAATEQAALNGLAAIAGVIGDLDKIKSIVKIGVFVSSSPDFIEQHLVANHASNLLLSIFGEAGRHARFAVGNSALPLGAPVEVEMTVSLG, from the coding sequence ATGAGCATACTCGAAAAAATCAAATCCCTTGGGTTGGAACTCCCACCTGCTCCTAAGGCGATTGCAGCTTATATACCTGCCATACAAACAGGAAATTTGGTATTCACTTCCGGCCAATTACCTTTAAAAGATGGCAAGCTCATGCTTACAGGAACTTTGGGCGCTGGGCTTTCTATAGATGATGTGAAGGCTGCTACAGAACAAGCTGCGTTGAACGGGCTTGCAGCAATCGCAGGAGTGATTGGAGATTTGGATAAAATAAAGAGCATCGTAAAGATCGGAGTATTCGTTTCTTCCAGTCCTGATTTTATTGAACAACATCTTGTCGCAAATCATGCATCCAATCTTCTCTTAAGCATTTTTGGAGAAGCAGGACGTCATGCGCGCTTCGCGGTGGGAAATTCCGCTCTTCCATTAGGAGCTCCAGTAGAAGTAGAAATGACGGTTTCTTTAGGATGA
- the modB gene encoding molybdate ABC transporter permease subunit, whose protein sequence is MDTFDWDSIRHPLFLTLKVTFFSTFFAALLGIFFAYWMSKLRFFGRAFADAILTLPMVLPPTVLGYYLLVVFGKKGVLGHFLVEQFQYSILFNLHGAILASTIVSFPLVYRSVKAAFEDLDPEYEEIALTLGKSKWETFLTVILPLSWRGILAGSMMAYARGMGEFGATLMIAGNIPEKTQTIALAIYDSVQSGKDEFSVVLVFVASITCVLVLTISGILLKKSHW, encoded by the coding sequence ATGGATACTTTCGACTGGGACTCCATCAGACATCCTTTATTTCTCACACTTAAGGTAACATTTTTCTCAACATTCTTCGCTGCATTGCTCGGAATATTTTTCGCGTATTGGATGTCCAAGCTTAGATTTTTTGGAAGAGCATTTGCAGATGCAATACTGACCTTACCGATGGTTCTTCCTCCCACAGTGCTTGGGTATTATCTATTGGTAGTATTCGGCAAAAAAGGAGTGCTTGGACATTTCCTTGTGGAGCAATTCCAATATTCTATATTATTTAATTTGCATGGAGCTATTTTAGCCTCCACAATTGTTTCTTTTCCATTAGTTTATAGATCTGTAAAAGCTGCCTTCGAAGATCTGGATCCAGAATATGAAGAGATTGCACTCACTCTGGGAAAATCTAAATGGGAAACTTTTTTAACTGTAATACTCCCACTTTCCTGGAGAGGAATTTTAGCAGGATCTATGATGGCTTACGCAAGAGGAATGGGAGAATTCGGCGCCACTCTGATGATCGCAGGAAATATTCCTGAAAAAACACAAACGATCGCACTTGCAATTTATGATTCCGTCCAATCCGGAAAAGACGAATTTTCTGTGGTCCTTGTATTCGTAGCATCCATTACTTGTGTATTGGTATTGACAATCTCCGGGATCTTACTTAAAAAATCTCATTGGTAA
- a CDS encoding non-heme iron oxygenase ferredoxin subunit, whose translation MGEFQKLAKLSDLKEGEIFVAETRYHRVGLTRLGNEVCAFADLCTHDGEDISSGELEGDVIVCPRHSAKFNIRTGKVLCMPAVEDLPVYKTRIVGDEVEVELED comes from the coding sequence ATGGGTGAGTTTCAGAAACTAGCTAAACTTTCCGATTTAAAAGAAGGGGAAATCTTCGTAGCAGAAACCCGTTACCATAGGGTAGGGTTGACTAGACTGGGGAACGAAGTCTGTGCATTTGCAGATCTCTGCACCCATGATGGTGAGGATATTTCTTCAGGAGAATTGGAAGGGGACGTAATCGTTTGTCCAAGACATTCTGCAAAGTTTAATATTCGCACCGGAAAGGTACTTTGTATGCCTGCAGTAGAAGATTTGCCAGTCTATAAGACTAGAATCGTGGGTGACGAAGTCGAAGTGGAGTTAGAGGATTGA
- a CDS encoding class I SAM-dependent methyltransferase, producing the protein MSSILELEPHPEYPEAYMVCRRTGVHFYKLAKERDYEDSYFQEEYKNQYKKTYYEDEPQLRNLAKARLEMMSAFQDPKGKTLFEIGSAAGFFLSEAEKKGYKVKGMELSATEAEYSKNKLGLDVVSGSFLDDSIFPKETFDAVCAFFVIEHFPNAELVFERINKLLKPGGLLFLGLPSLNGPSFQTNPEEWFRTHPSDHFWDYSPDSLKKMLKMYGLVTVYRKPMSYHPIRDKGWKGKYLTHRLFVRYANLSCYADTFHSIAIKKI; encoded by the coding sequence ATGTCCTCAATACTCGAATTGGAACCTCATCCAGAATATCCGGAAGCCTATATGGTATGCCGTCGCACGGGGGTCCATTTCTATAAATTGGCAAAGGAAAGGGATTACGAAGATTCCTATTTTCAGGAAGAATATAAGAATCAGTACAAAAAGACCTACTACGAGGACGAACCTCAGCTTAGAAATTTAGCCAAGGCACGTTTAGAGATGATGAGCGCATTCCAAGATCCGAAAGGTAAAACTCTTTTCGAGATAGGATCCGCTGCTGGCTTCTTCTTATCCGAAGCGGAGAAGAAGGGATACAAAGTTAAAGGTATGGAACTTTCTGCGACAGAAGCGGAATACTCCAAAAACAAATTAGGTTTGGATGTTGTCTCCGGTTCGTTCTTGGACGATTCCATTTTTCCCAAAGAAACTTTCGATGCGGTCTGTGCGTTTTTTGTAATAGAACATTTTCCGAACGCGGAGCTTGTTTTCGAGAGGATTAATAAATTGTTAAAGCCTGGTGGGCTATTATTCTTAGGTCTTCCTTCATTGAATGGACCTTCTTTTCAAACTAACCCTGAAGAATGGTTTCGCACTCATCCGTCGGACCATTTTTGGGATTACTCACCTGATTCTCTTAAAAAAATGTTGAAAATGTACGGTCTCGTCACGGTATATAGGAAACCAATGTCATACCACCCTATTAGAGATAAGGGATGGAAAGGCAAATACCTGACACATCGGCTCTTTGTTCGCTACGCAAACCTCTCCTGCTACGCCGACACATTCCACTCAATCGCGATTAAAAAAATATGA
- a CDS encoding AraC family transcriptional regulator, with translation MDFVQKALWFIEGHSKEDISLEDVAKNAGVSPFHLTRTFSLTMGVSLMRYLRGRRLSEAAKILVEKGSNILDLALDIGYGSHEAFTRAFRDQFSITPEQLKSQGHLGNVNLVEAITLNAEPIPKIDPPRFETIPPRLFAGTVQHYDCQMPAGIPNQWQSFGPYLGNIPSQVGDAAYGVCYNFDAEGNFDYMCGVEVSNSSGLPKEFQVLKIPTQKYAVFTHKGHIAGIRATFAAAGKWFPDSGVKPFEGANLERYGKEFNPVTGMGGLEIWIPVED, from the coding sequence ATGGATTTTGTTCAAAAGGCTCTCTGGTTTATAGAAGGTCATTCTAAAGAAGATATTTCTCTAGAAGATGTAGCAAAGAATGCAGGGGTTTCTCCCTTTCATTTAACTCGAACCTTCTCTTTAACCATGGGAGTTTCTTTGATGAGATATCTGAGAGGACGACGTTTAAGTGAGGCTGCAAAGATATTGGTAGAAAAAGGATCCAATATTTTAGATCTCGCTTTGGATATTGGTTACGGATCTCACGAAGCATTTACTCGAGCTTTTAGAGATCAGTTTTCGATCACTCCTGAACAACTTAAGTCCCAGGGCCATCTTGGTAATGTGAACTTAGTGGAGGCTATCACCTTGAACGCAGAACCAATTCCTAAAATCGATCCACCCAGATTCGAAACTATTCCGCCTAGACTTTTTGCAGGCACTGTACAACATTACGATTGTCAAATGCCTGCAGGAATTCCAAACCAATGGCAAAGTTTTGGACCATACCTCGGAAATATTCCTTCTCAAGTCGGAGATGCTGCTTACGGAGTTTGTTATAATTTCGATGCAGAAGGTAACTTCGATTATATGTGTGGTGTAGAAGTTTCTAATTCTTCCGGTTTACCTAAAGAGTTCCAGGTATTAAAGATCCCTACTCAAAAGTATGCGGTGTTTACTCATAAGGGTCATATCGCTGGGATCAGAGCAACATTTGCTGCAGCAGGTAAATGGTTTCCTGATTCTGGAGTAAAACCTTTCGAAGGTGCAAACTTAGAAAGATACGGTAAAGAATTCAATCCAGTCACAGGAATGGGTGGATTAGAAATTTGGATACCAGTAGAGGATTAA
- the sufU gene encoding Fe-S cluster assembly sulfur transfer protein SufU: MSLSDSLYQEVLLDHYQNPRHHGKMEQFHLHQEGVNPLCGDEVELYLKLNGDIISEISFVGKGCSISQASASMLTDSLYGKTISEAKSLLHQFKGMLLEDKVPNFSEEYEDLESLEAVKKIPARIKCATLAWNTLEKAIGK, encoded by the coding sequence GTGTCCTTAAGCGATAGTCTTTACCAAGAAGTACTACTCGATCATTACCAAAATCCAAGACATCATGGAAAGATGGAACAATTCCATCTTCATCAAGAGGGAGTGAATCCTCTCTGTGGTGACGAAGTAGAACTATACCTTAAACTGAATGGAGATATTATCTCTGAGATCAGTTTTGTGGGGAAGGGTTGTTCAATTTCCCAAGCCTCCGCTTCTATGCTTACCGACAGTCTTTACGGAAAAACAATCTCGGAAGCAAAATCACTTCTGCATCAATTTAAAGGAATGCTTTTAGAAGATAAGGTCCCGAATTTTTCGGAAGAATATGAAGATCTGGAATCTTTGGAAGCAGTGAAAAAAATCCCTGCTCGTATTAAATGTGCAACACTCGCCTGGAATACTTTAGAAAAGGCGATCGGGAAATAG
- a CDS encoding ATP-binding cassette domain-containing protein produces the protein MSLTVDIRKKLSDGNRKFELDIQFEFSGEFQVLYGPSGAGKSLTLRALAGLLKPDFGKISFANTVYFDSSSKKYIPPQKRNLGYVPQSYGLFPHLTVRKNIEFGLNKFFQFSTSPKDKETVSYLMNLFEIQETSESYPKHLSGGQKQRVAIARALARDPKILLLDEPFAALHTDLRDKMREELKSLRKKISMPILLISHDPKDLEYFGSNALYMEDGKIISNRS, from the coding sequence ATGTCTTTAACCGTAGATATCCGAAAAAAACTCTCAGATGGAAATCGAAAATTCGAGCTGGATATTCAGTTCGAATTTTCGGGAGAATTTCAGGTATTATACGGTCCTTCTGGCGCTGGAAAAAGTCTCACCTTACGAGCATTAGCCGGTCTTTTAAAACCCGATTTTGGGAAAATATCTTTTGCAAATACCGTTTACTTTGACTCTTCTTCCAAAAAATATATTCCACCCCAAAAAAGAAATTTAGGTTATGTTCCTCAAAGTTATGGCTTATTTCCTCATCTCACGGTCAGAAAAAATATAGAATTCGGATTAAACAAATTTTTTCAATTCTCTACTAGCCCAAAAGACAAAGAAACAGTTTCTTATTTAATGAATTTATTCGAGATACAAGAAACTTCTGAAAGTTATCCAAAACATCTTTCTGGTGGGCAAAAACAAAGAGTGGCGATCGCAAGAGCACTTGCGAGAGATCCTAAAATTTTACTTTTAGATGAACCATTTGCAGCACTTCATACGGATCTAAGAGATAAGATGAGAGAAGAGCTAAAAAGTTTAAGGAAGAAGATCAGCATGCCAATTCTTTTGATCTCACATGATCCAAAAGATCTAGAATATTTCGGGTCTAATGCTCTTTATATGGAAGATGGTAAAATAATTAGCAATCGATCTTAG
- the modA gene encoding molybdate ABC transporter substrate-binding protein → MIKRLYILLPVLLLLLQPPSYAQEKEKEITISAASSLTDVLKELGTTFKQKTGIKAVFNFGSSGSLYQQIEKGAPVDVFISADQDIVDKGIKAEVLGSSTKVILLKNTLVLIQPKTSELKIKKLEDLQLPEIKKIAIGNPSSVPAGKYAEEVLTKNNLNISLKEKFIPAENVRQVLDYVGREEVEAGFVYVTDAAIAESKVKIALTLSGHKPILYPGILVTGTKNSEAAKSFLEFLKKSPEAKDTFLKYKFILP, encoded by the coding sequence ATGATCAAAAGATTATATATACTACTCCCAGTTTTACTTCTGCTACTACAACCTCCTTCTTATGCACAAGAGAAGGAAAAAGAGATCACAATCTCAGCTGCATCTAGCTTAACCGATGTATTAAAAGAACTTGGAACAACATTCAAACAAAAAACAGGCATCAAAGCAGTATTCAATTTCGGATCTTCCGGAAGTTTATACCAACAAATAGAAAAAGGTGCCCCAGTAGATGTTTTCATCTCGGCAGATCAGGATATCGTAGATAAGGGAATCAAAGCAGAAGTTTTAGGATCTTCTACAAAAGTAATCTTACTCAAAAATACTTTAGTGCTCATCCAGCCTAAAACTAGCGAACTCAAGATCAAAAAATTAGAAGATCTACAATTACCCGAAATCAAAAAGATTGCGATCGGAAATCCAAGTTCTGTTCCTGCAGGAAAATACGCAGAAGAAGTTCTTACCAAGAACAACTTAAACATTTCCTTAAAAGAAAAGTTTATCCCTGCAGAAAACGTAAGACAAGTTTTGGATTACGTAGGAAGAGAAGAAGTAGAAGCTGGATTTGTTTACGTTACAGACGCAGCAATTGCAGAATCCAAAGTTAAGATCGCGCTTACATTAAGCGGACACAAGCCAATCTTATATCCAGGAATTTTAGTGACTGGAACTAAAAATTCAGAAGCAGCAAAATCCTTCTTGGAATTTTTAAAAAAATCTCCTGAAGCAAAAGATACATTTCTAAAATATAAGTTTATACTTCCTTAA
- the chrA gene encoding chromate efflux transporter, which translates to MKEVFFTFLKLGLISFGGPTAHLAYFYQEFVIRKKWITEEVYKELLAVCQFLPGPASSQLGICIGTLRSGWKSGCIAWIGFTLPSIVLMVGFGILLKSNIVPDLKWVHGLKLVAAAVVAHAILTMWKNSKNHPYKIYMVIGSAIFALVFSGAFTQLIIILIGAGIGFFLFKEESELPYVSVSFSIPKKIAFWSLGFFFLLLFLLPLLGSFSGLSSFAISDSFYRSGALVFGGGHVVLPLLENEVIRQGWVGKEEFLAGYGAAQAMPGPLFTFASYLGYMISGWNGAILSTIFIFLPSFLLVFGFFPLWEKIRNYPKMRTVIDAIQFSALGILLAAFCTPVFTSAVYSAYDLFVFCILFVLMTFLKVPNWLILIIGISAPFLKPF; encoded by the coding sequence ATGAAAGAAGTCTTCTTCACTTTTTTAAAACTTGGTCTGATCTCTTTCGGCGGGCCCACTGCTCACTTAGCGTATTTCTATCAAGAATTTGTAATTCGCAAAAAATGGATCACTGAAGAAGTTTATAAAGAATTATTGGCGGTTTGCCAATTTCTCCCAGGTCCTGCAAGTAGCCAATTGGGGATCTGTATCGGAACTCTTAGATCCGGTTGGAAATCCGGATGTATAGCTTGGATTGGATTTACTCTTCCTTCTATCGTATTGATGGTTGGTTTTGGAATTTTATTAAAATCGAATATAGTTCCGGATTTGAAATGGGTTCACGGTTTAAAATTGGTCGCAGCTGCAGTTGTAGCTCATGCAATTTTGACCATGTGGAAGAATTCCAAAAATCATCCTTATAAGATATATATGGTCATTGGCTCTGCAATTTTTGCCTTAGTGTTTTCGGGTGCATTTACTCAGCTGATCATAATTTTGATTGGAGCTGGCATTGGATTTTTTCTATTTAAAGAAGAATCTGAACTTCCTTATGTTTCTGTTTCCTTCTCTATTCCTAAAAAGATCGCATTCTGGTCCTTAGGATTTTTCTTCCTTCTTCTCTTTTTATTACCTTTATTAGGATCATTCTCTGGGTTATCGTCTTTTGCGATCTCGGATTCATTTTATAGATCAGGTGCATTAGTTTTTGGTGGAGGACATGTGGTTCTTCCTTTATTAGAAAATGAAGTGATAAGACAAGGTTGGGTCGGAAAGGAAGAATTTTTAGCAGGATATGGGGCTGCTCAAGCGATGCCTGGCCCATTGTTTACATTTGCTTCTTATTTAGGTTATATGATCTCAGGTTGGAACGGAGCGATCCTATCTACTATTTTTATATTTCTTCCATCTTTTCTTTTGGTATTTGGATTTTTTCCTCTTTGGGAGAAGATACGAAATTATCCTAAGATGAGAACTGTGATTGATGCGATCCAGTTTTCTGCTTTGGGAATTTTATTAGCAGCATTCTGCACTCCTGTATTCACCTCTGCTGTATATTCTGCGTATGATCTTTTCGTATTTTGTATATTATTTGTTTTGATGACTTTCTTAAAAGTACCGAACTGGTTGATCCTGATCATTGGTATAAGCGCTCCGTTCTTAAAACCATTCTGA
- a CDS encoding cysteine desulfurase: MSFDLEKIRRDFPILSTQMNGKPLVFLDSAASSQKPKSVIDTIRKYYEAENANIHRGVYYLSQKATEKYEMARIKTSRFIGAACAKVVIFTRNTTESINLVAQSWGRTNIHEGDEIVLTELEHHSNLVPWQMLAQEKQAVLKFIPLNQDSTLDLTNLDEIITERVKLVALAQMSNVTGTIHDLSAIIRRAREVGAKVLIDGAQGICHLPTNVQKEDFDFYAFSAHKMLGPTGVGILYAKEEILDTMPPWMGGGDMISKVWKDKSTYADLPARLEAGTPNISGVIGFGAALEYLESVGMQEIRNHELELLQYALDRLEDFGGLELYGTNDLSKRGGVISFNFPGVHPHDVGSILDEEGIAIRVGHHCAQPFMDFKGIAGTCRASFYLYNTKEDVDSLLVGLKKVKEIFGRVLKR; encoded by the coding sequence TTGAGTTTTGATCTCGAAAAGATACGCAGAGATTTTCCGATTCTATCTACGCAGATGAACGGCAAGCCCTTGGTGTTTCTGGACAGTGCTGCCAGTTCTCAAAAGCCTAAGTCTGTTATAGATACGATCCGTAAATATTATGAAGCGGAGAATGCAAACATTCACCGTGGAGTGTATTATCTTTCCCAAAAGGCTACTGAAAAATATGAGATGGCCCGTATCAAAACTTCTAGATTTATAGGAGCTGCCTGCGCAAAGGTAGTTATATTTACTCGTAATACTACTGAATCCATCAACCTAGTTGCTCAGTCTTGGGGACGCACCAATATCCACGAAGGTGATGAGATCGTTCTCACCGAATTAGAGCACCATTCTAATTTAGTTCCTTGGCAGATGTTGGCCCAGGAAAAACAAGCAGTCTTAAAATTTATTCCTCTCAACCAAGATTCTACTTTGGATCTAACTAATCTGGATGAGATCATCACTGAAAGAGTAAAGTTAGTCGCTCTTGCTCAGATGTCCAATGTGACTGGAACTATTCACGATCTTTCTGCAATTATTCGTAGAGCAAGAGAAGTTGGAGCAAAAGTGTTGATAGATGGTGCCCAAGGGATTTGCCATCTTCCGACAAACGTTCAAAAAGAAGATTTTGATTTTTATGCATTCTCCGCTCATAAGATGCTCGGACCGACTGGTGTAGGAATTCTTTATGCTAAGGAAGAGATCTTAGACACAATGCCTCCTTGGATGGGAGGGGGGGATATGATCTCCAAAGTTTGGAAGGACAAATCCACTTATGCGGATCTTCCTGCAAGATTAGAAGCTGGAACTCCTAATATTTCCGGAGTGATCGGATTCGGAGCTGCTCTAGAATATTTGGAATCAGTAGGAATGCAAGAGATCAGAAACCACGAGTTGGAACTCCTACAATATGCTTTGGATCGATTAGAAGATTTCGGCGGTTTGGAACTGTACGGAACAAACGATCTAAGCAAAAGAGGAGGAGTGATTTCCTTCAATTTCCCCGGAGTCCACCCTCACGATGTAGGTTCTATTCTGGACGAAGAAGGGATCGCAATCCGTGTAGGACATCATTGCGCCCAACCGTTTATGGACTTCAAAGGGATCGCAGGTACCTGCCGCGCTTCTTTCTATCTTTATAATACCAAAGAAGACGTAGATTCTCTTTTGGTAGGTCTAAAGAAGGTGAAGGAGATTTTCGGCCGTGTCCTTAAGCGATAG